A window of Pseudomonadales bacterium contains these coding sequences:
- a CDS encoding NAD(P)H-hydrate dehydratase → MVDPISSFRDTLPTLLYTAAQSRQLDRLAQQLPGIDGSVLMRRAGSAAFDVLRSHWPQARRLLIFCGGGNNGGDGYVLAELAQRAGFSVTLVALVAAEQLRGEALVACRNAVAAGVEPLPFAAERLVDTQHDLLVDALLGTGLSGEPRAEYRAVIDWINASALQVLALDLPSGLDADTGRVWGAAVRADLTIAFIAAKRGMLTGAGPDHCGLLGFADLELPGALHQKLESEPVLRLTSTLLPQWLPRRPRSAHKGMFGHLLIIGGNHGYGGAVSIAAEAALRAGAGLVTIATRGAHLSALLARRPEAMVRAVESGQDLEPLLALPTVILLGPGLGQDAWAEQMVQRVLGSDLPLVVDADGLNLLARRATPVHRENWILTPHPGEAARLLGCDSREVEADRFAAVQQLAERHGGVALLKGAGTLVASAAVGGGIALCAAGNPGMASGGMGDLLSGLIAALLAQQLSLVDAARAGVLLHAMAGDEAAGGNERGLLATDLLAPLRRWVNPL, encoded by the coding sequence ATGGTTGATCCGATCTCCTCATTCCGTGACACCCTGCCGACGCTGCTCTATACGGCAGCGCAGTCACGCCAGCTCGATCGGTTGGCACAGCAGCTTCCCGGCATCGATGGGTCGGTGTTGATGCGGCGCGCCGGCAGTGCCGCCTTCGATGTATTGCGCAGCCACTGGCCGCAGGCGCGGCGGCTTTTGATATTCTGCGGCGGCGGCAACAACGGTGGCGATGGGTATGTGCTGGCCGAACTGGCGCAGCGTGCGGGTTTCAGCGTCACCTTGGTGGCGTTGGTGGCAGCGGAACAGTTGCGGGGCGAAGCGTTGGTGGCCTGCCGCAACGCGGTGGCTGCCGGCGTCGAACCGTTGCCTTTCGCAGCGGAACGACTGGTCGACACGCAACATGATCTGCTCGTCGACGCGCTGTTGGGCACCGGCCTCAGCGGCGAGCCGCGCGCCGAGTATCGCGCGGTGATCGACTGGATCAACGCGAGCGCGCTGCAGGTGCTGGCACTGGACCTTCCTTCCGGACTCGATGCCGACACCGGCCGGGTGTGGGGCGCCGCCGTGCGCGCCGACCTGACCATTGCCTTCATCGCCGCCAAGCGGGGAATGTTGACCGGGGCGGGTCCTGACCACTGCGGCCTGCTCGGCTTCGCCGACCTCGAATTGCCTGGAGCGCTCCATCAGAAGCTGGAGAGCGAGCCGGTGCTGCGGCTCACATCGACCCTGTTGCCGCAGTGGCTACCGCGCCGGCCGCGCAGCGCCCACAAGGGGATGTTCGGCCATCTGCTGATCATCGGCGGCAACCATGGCTATGGCGGGGCGGTGTCGATCGCCGCCGAAGCGGCGCTGCGCGCCGGGGCCGGACTGGTGACGATTGCCACGCGCGGGGCGCACCTGAGTGCACTGCTGGCGCGGCGACCCGAGGCGATGGTGCGCGCGGTCGAATCGGGACAGGATCTGGAGCCGCTGCTGGCGCTGCCGACCGTGATCCTGCTGGGGCCGGGGCTGGGTCAGGATGCCTGGGCCGAGCAGATGGTACAGCGGGTGCTTGGCAGCGATCTGCCGTTGGTCGTCGATGCCGATGGGCTCAACCTGCTGGCGCGCCGCGCCACGCCTGTGCACCGCGAAAACTGGATCCTGACACCCCACCCGGGTGAAGCAGCGCGACTGCTCGGCTGCGACAGCCGCGAGGTGGAGGCCGACCGCTTTGCCGCCGTGCAGCAGCTGGCCGAACGTCATGGTGGTGTGGCGCTGCTGAAAGGGGCCGGCACCCTGGTGGCCAGCGCAGCGGTAGGTGGCGGGATTGCGCTCTGTGCCGCCGGCAACCCCGGCATGGCCAGTGGCGGCATGGGCGATCTGCTGAGCGGACTCATCGCCGCACTGTTGGCCCAGCAATTGTCGCTGGTCGATGCAGCGCGGGCCGGGGTGCTGCTCCATGCCATGGCCGGTGACGAAGCCGCCGGCGGCAACGAGCGTGGCCTGCTGGCCACCGATCTGCTGGCACCGCTGCGCCGGTGGGTCAATCCGCTCTGA
- a CDS encoding cysteine--tRNA ligase — protein sequence MHFTLHNSLSGHKEPFQPLQPGKIGLYVCGMTVYDYCHLGHARVMVAFDVIVRYLRSIGYQVSYIRNITDLDDKIFARAAENGEPFTALTDRFITAMHEDEAALGVLPVDSEPRATHHIDQIIALINRLIERGYGYLASNGDVYYRVRRFADYGRLSKRNLEELQVGARIEVGEAKEDPLDFALWKAAKPGEASWDSPWGAGRPGWHIECSAMSICALGETFDMHGGGPDLKFPHHENEIAQSEGATGKPFARYWLHVGPVRVNDEKMSKSLGNFFTIRQLLQQHQPEVIRYLLLASHYRSPINYSEESLRGARQALERFYTALRGQSVAAVLTMADNDYAERFHAAMRDDFNTPEALAVLHELTRALNRADGESATALAAQLRQLGGLLGLLQQPPEQFLQGSPRDGLDDGEINALVEARNQARHARDWPLADQLRAQLEQAGILLDDGRDGTQWRRA from the coding sequence ATGCACTTCACCCTCCACAATTCGCTGAGCGGGCACAAAGAGCCGTTCCAACCACTGCAACCGGGCAAGATCGGCCTCTATGTCTGCGGCATGACCGTCTATGACTACTGTCATCTGGGCCATGCCCGGGTGATGGTGGCCTTTGATGTGATCGTGCGTTACCTGCGCAGCATCGGTTACCAGGTGAGCTACATTCGCAACATCACCGATCTGGATGACAAGATCTTCGCCCGTGCCGCCGAAAATGGTGAACCCTTCACGGCGTTGACCGACCGCTTCATCACCGCGATGCATGAAGACGAGGCCGCGCTCGGCGTCCTGCCGGTCGACAGCGAGCCGCGCGCCACCCACCACATCGATCAGATCATCGCGCTGATCAACCGGCTGATCGAGCGGGGCTATGGCTATCTGGCCAGCAACGGCGATGTCTACTATCGGGTGCGCCGCTTTGCCGATTATGGCCGGCTGAGCAAGCGCAACCTCGAGGAGCTGCAGGTGGGTGCCCGCATCGAGGTGGGCGAGGCCAAGGAGGATCCGCTCGATTTCGCTCTGTGGAAGGCGGCCAAGCCGGGCGAAGCCAGTTGGGATTCGCCCTGGGGTGCCGGTCGTCCGGGCTGGCACATCGAATGTTCGGCGATGTCGATCTGCGCGCTGGGTGAGACTTTCGACATGCACGGTGGCGGGCCCGATCTGAAATTTCCGCACCATGAGAACGAGATTGCCCAGTCGGAAGGTGCGACTGGCAAGCCTTTTGCCCGCTACTGGCTGCATGTCGGTCCGGTGCGGGTCAATGACGAAAAGATGTCGAAATCGCTCGGCAATTTCTTCACCATCCGGCAGTTGCTGCAACAGCATCAGCCCGAGGTGATTCGCTATCTGCTGCTGGCCAGCCACTACCGCAGCCCGATCAACTACAGCGAAGAGTCGCTGCGCGGTGCGCGGCAGGCGCTGGAGCGCTTCTACACCGCGTTGCGCGGTCAATCGGTTGCAGCCGTGCTGACGATGGCCGACAACGACTATGCAGAACGTTTTCATGCCGCGATGCGCGACGACTTCAACACGCCCGAGGCGCTGGCGGTGTTGCACGAACTGACCCGGGCACTGAACCGCGCGGATGGCGAGAGCGCGACGGCGCTGGCCGCACAGTTGCGGCAGTTGGGCGGGTTGCTCGGTCTGTTGCAACAGCCGCCCGAGCAGTTCCTGCAAGGCAGCCCGCGTGATGGACTCGATGACGGCGAGATCAATGCGCTGGTCGAGGCGCGCAATCAGGCGCGGCACGCGCGCGACTGGCCGCTGGCCGATCAGCTTCGTGCCCAGCTCGAACAGGCGGGCATCCTGCTCGACGATGGCCGCGACGGCACCCAGTGGCGACGCGCCTGA
- a CDS encoding cytochrome b/b6 domain-containing protein, whose protein sequence is MSERQYRLWPWPIRLLHWLLAASFVLAYLSGEEALWLHALAGHLIVLLIGLRLLGGLFSTTPAALDQLWITPTAVKAHLAALLALRPLPHHGHHPLGALNILALFSILLLLCVTGMALLALDHGYGWLMGFFPAGMVWHKWLLAGSHELLAQFSLLLVLLHVVGVLGQSLIDRRNLSRSMLGGIMITLHRSRGWKSLWRRVAILLLVLLPSLIELLALRVL, encoded by the coding sequence ATGTCAGAACGACAGTATCGACTCTGGCCCTGGCCGATCCGGTTGCTCCACTGGCTGCTGGCCGCCAGCTTCGTGCTGGCTTATCTCAGCGGCGAGGAGGCGCTCTGGCTGCATGCGCTGGCCGGCCATCTGATCGTGCTGCTGATCGGGCTGCGACTGCTGGGCGGACTCTTCAGCACCACCCCGGCCGCCCTCGATCAACTCTGGATCACGCCCACGGCCGTGAAGGCGCATCTCGCGGCCCTGCTGGCGCTGCGCCCCTTGCCGCACCACGGGCATCATCCACTGGGTGCACTCAACATTCTGGCCCTGTTCAGCATCCTGCTGCTGCTCTGTGTCACCGGCATGGCGCTGCTGGCCCTCGACCATGGCTATGGATGGCTGATGGGTTTTTTCCCCGCAGGCATGGTCTGGCACAAATGGCTGCTCGCAGGCAGTCATGAACTGCTGGCCCAGTTCAGTCTGCTGCTCGTGCTGCTGCATGTCGTCGGCGTGCTGGGCCAGAGTCTGATCGATCGCCGCAACCTGAGTCGCTCGATGCTGGGCGGCATCATGATCACCCTGCACCGTTCGCGTGGCTGGAAGTCACTGTGGCGCCGGGTGGCGATTCTGCTGCTGGTGCTGCTGCCTTCCCTGATCGAACTGCTGGCCTTGCGGGTACTTTGA
- a CDS encoding YIP1 family protein translates to MLAHTVEIFTRPNQAWQSIHDETESPLHHLFNHLIWLALLPPLCWYIGTTTFGWSIGSGPATKLTSQSALIIALLFYGAILAMVMLLGALIHWMAQTYGANSSFARSLKLAGYTVTPLLLSGLLGIYPALWFDLVVGLVAIGYTVYLLYQGTPIMMEISPERGVLFSSAVIAVGLVMVVALMGATVILWSMGAAPQFVS, encoded by the coding sequence CTGCTGGCACATACCGTCGAGATCTTCACCCGTCCCAATCAGGCATGGCAATCCATCCATGACGAAACCGAGAGTCCGCTGCACCATCTGTTCAACCACCTGATCTGGCTGGCGCTGCTGCCGCCACTGTGCTGGTACATCGGCACCACCACCTTTGGCTGGAGCATCGGCAGCGGTCCGGCCACCAAACTCACCAGCCAGAGTGCACTGATCATCGCGCTGCTCTTCTATGGCGCCATTCTGGCGATGGTCATGCTGCTGGGTGCCCTGATCCACTGGATGGCGCAAACCTACGGCGCCAACTCCTCCTTTGCCCGGAGCCTCAAGCTGGCCGGATACACCGTCACCCCGTTGCTGCTGAGCGGTCTACTCGGCATCTATCCAGCGCTCTGGTTCGACCTGGTGGTGGGGCTTGTTGCAATCGGCTACACCGTCTATCTGCTCTATCAGGGCACGCCGATCATGATGGAGATCTCACCTGAGCGCGGCGTACTCTTTTCCAGTGCGGTGATCGCGGTGGGCCTGGTGATGGTGGTGGCACTGATGGGCGCCACGGTGATTCTCTGGAGCATGGGTGCCGCGCCGCAATTCGTCTCCTGA
- a CDS encoding DedA family protein, translating into MSLIETLLTWLQSHPGWTLAAIFIVALAESLAIVGLLVPGVVLLIGISVLAGSGTVEAAPLLLAGMIGAILGDGISFWIGHHFHQHLREFGPFRRHPEWIDNGEAFFYRHGGKSIVLGRFVGPIRPFIPMVAGMLDMPVGRFILTNLFSALLWAPVYLLPGYLLGSSLQQSEAQIADAMQLGIVLLLVGSVALYGLRFGYLALSPGHLFYRFCQRQLTSTRIGALLWRWRASGGRADGVFPLASLALALLLAMLFALQGVLLNGHDRAVADFFSSLRHPAITLLLLPLKLLAERPHLAGQAGLLAIWLLARRGWHALGFWFALLLLTLQLANRQLPLATLTAPLGFAAYLIAQSWTPPHRFVIYTGMAALISLFGISQLYFEAPPFTTVIKELLVGLLIANLMTLFCHRHHEELALRGTLPGWSWSSASLMISVVYLLQHWSHASARMAGSGWL; encoded by the coding sequence ATGTCCTTGATCGAGACCCTGCTGACCTGGCTGCAGAGCCACCCCGGCTGGACCCTGGCCGCCATCTTCATCGTTGCGCTGGCCGAGTCGCTGGCCATCGTCGGCCTGCTGGTGCCCGGCGTGGTGCTGCTGATCGGTATCAGCGTACTGGCCGGCAGCGGCACGGTCGAGGCCGCGCCGCTGCTGCTGGCAGGCATGATCGGTGCGATTCTGGGCGATGGCATCAGCTTCTGGATCGGTCATCACTTTCATCAGCATCTTCGTGAGTTCGGGCCATTTCGCCGCCATCCCGAATGGATCGACAATGGCGAGGCATTCTTTTACCGCCACGGCGGTAAAAGCATCGTGCTCGGCCGTTTTGTCGGACCAATCCGTCCCTTCATTCCGATGGTGGCGGGGATGCTCGACATGCCGGTGGGGCGCTTCATTCTCACCAACCTGTTCTCGGCGCTGCTGTGGGCACCCGTCTATCTGCTGCCCGGCTATCTGCTCGGCAGCTCACTGCAGCAGAGCGAGGCGCAGATCGCCGATGCCATGCAACTGGGCATCGTCCTGCTGCTGGTCGGCTCTGTAGCGCTCTACGGACTGCGCTTTGGCTATCTGGCACTGAGTCCGGGACATCTCTTCTATCGTTTCTGCCAACGACAACTGACATCGACAAGGATCGGTGCCCTGCTCTGGCGCTGGCGCGCCAGCGGCGGACGCGCCGATGGCGTTTTTCCGCTCGCCAGCCTGGCGCTGGCGCTGCTGCTGGCCATGCTGTTCGCCCTCCAGGGTGTGCTGCTCAACGGTCACGACCGCGCCGTGGCCGATTTTTTCTCCTCGTTGCGCCATCCGGCCATCACGTTGCTGCTGCTGCCACTCAAACTGCTGGCTGAACGCCCCCACCTGGCCGGACAGGCTGGCCTGCTCGCCATCTGGCTGCTGGCGCGGCGCGGCTGGCATGCACTCGGTTTCTGGTTCGCACTGCTGCTGTTGACGCTGCAATTGGCCAACCGACAGCTTCCGCTGGCAACCCTGACCGCACCGCTTGGCTTTGCCGCCTACCTGATCGCACAATCCTGGACGCCACCCCACCGCTTCGTGATCTACACCGGCATGGCGGCGCTGATCAGCCTGTTCGGCATCAGCCAGCTCTATTTCGAGGCTCCACCCTTTACCACTGTGATCAAGGAGTTGCTGGTCGGTCTGCTGATCGCCAACCTGATGACGCTGTTCTGCCACCGCCATCATGAAGAGCTGGCCCTGCGTGGCACGCTGCCCGGCTGGAGCTGGAGCAGTGCCAGCCTGATGATCAGCGTGGTCTATCTATTGCAGCACTGGAGCCATGCCTCCGCGCGAATGGCCGGCAGTGGCTGGCTGTGA
- the tsaE gene encoding tRNA (adenosine(37)-N6)-threonylcarbamoyltransferase complex ATPase subunit type 1 TsaE — MSDSTTILTLLLPDEAATLRLGGVLAEVVAAGILFLRGDLGSGKTTLSRGLLHGLGHQGAVKSPTYTLVEPYLLSELALYHFDLYRLADEKELEYLGVRDYFREDSLCLIEWPERGEPLLPSPDLEIRLKWIEKGRWCEIEGCSDRGRMWLAQLRCNPVVQALAVAAVDD; from the coding sequence ATGTCTGATTCAACCACCATTCTGACGTTGCTGCTGCCCGATGAAGCGGCAACGCTGCGATTGGGCGGGGTGCTTGCCGAGGTGGTCGCTGCGGGGATTCTGTTCCTGCGCGGTGATCTGGGCAGTGGCAAAACGACGCTGAGCCGCGGCCTGTTGCATGGCCTGGGGCATCAGGGCGCAGTCAAAAGTCCAACCTATACCTTGGTCGAACCCTATCTGCTGAGCGAACTGGCGCTCTATCATTTCGATCTCTATCGTCTTGCTGATGAAAAAGAGCTTGAATATCTTGGTGTTCGGGATTATTTTCGAGAAGATAGCTTATGTCTGATCGAATGGCCGGAGCGGGGTGAGCCCCTGTTGCCATCACCCGATCTTGAAATCAGGCTGAAATGGATCGAAAAGGGGCGCTGGTGCGAAATCGAGGGCTGTTCGGACAGGGGACGGATGTGGTTGGCGCAGTTGCGCTGCAATCCTGTGGTGCAGGCATTGGCCGTGGCCGCAGTCGACGACTGA
- the queG gene encoding tRNA epoxyqueuosine(34) reductase QueG, which translates to MKPPDLPQDYHQLAARIKAWGVELGFQAVGIAGIELPEDEQHLLDWLQRGDHGDMAYMAQHGSRRGRPAELLPGTLRVISLRLDYLPPGVALQQTLQQPERAYISRYALGRDYHKLMRKRLAQLAERISSAIPAHHYRVFVDSAPVLEKALAVQAGLGWIGKNTLLLNRHAGSWFFLGEIYTNLPLPLDPPTGKGHCGSCRACLDICPTQAFRAPYQLDARRCISYLTIESKGPIPLELRPLIGNRVFGCDDCQLVCPWNRYARPTNERDFLPRHGLEQAQLLELFAWDEASYLARSEGSPLRRIGHAGFLRNLAVALGNLLRQTPSPLLQQQIIQQLNARSDHPSALVREHVQWALAQQQR; encoded by the coding sequence ATGAAGCCACCCGACCTGCCTCAGGATTACCATCAGCTTGCCGCCCGGATCAAGGCATGGGGCGTTGAACTCGGTTTTCAGGCCGTCGGCATCGCCGGCATCGAACTGCCTGAAGATGAACAGCACCTGCTCGACTGGCTGCAACGCGGCGATCATGGCGACATGGCCTACATGGCCCAGCACGGCAGCCGCCGCGGTCGCCCGGCCGAACTGCTGCCGGGCACGCTGAGGGTGATCTCGCTGCGGCTCGACTACCTGCCACCCGGCGTGGCGCTGCAACAGACACTCCAGCAGCCGGAGCGGGCCTACATCTCGCGCTATGCGCTGGGACGCGACTACCACAAGCTGATGCGCAAGCGGCTCGCCCAATTGGCGGAACGGATCAGCAGCGCCATCCCGGCACACCACTATCGGGTCTTCGTCGACAGCGCGCCAGTGCTGGAGAAGGCTCTGGCGGTGCAGGCCGGGCTGGGCTGGATCGGCAAGAACACGCTGCTGTTGAACCGCCATGCCGGCTCCTGGTTCTTTCTTGGCGAGATCTACACCAACCTGCCGCTGCCGCTCGACCCACCCACCGGCAAGGGCCACTGCGGAAGCTGTCGTGCCTGCCTCGACATCTGCCCGACCCAAGCCTTTCGCGCACCCTATCAGCTCGATGCGCGCCGCTGCATCTCCTATCTGACCATCGAATCGAAGGGTCCGATTCCGCTCGAATTGCGGCCACTGATCGGCAACCGGGTCTTTGGCTGCGATGACTGCCAGCTGGTCTGCCCGTGGAACCGCTATGCGCGGCCCACCAACGAGCGTGACTTTCTGCCGCGCCATGGACTGGAGCAGGCCCAGCTGCTCGAGCTCTTCGCCTGGGATGAGGCCAGCTACCTGGCCCGCAGCGAAGGTTCACCGTTGCGCCGGATCGGCCATGCCGGCTTCTTGCGCAATCTGGCGGTTGCGCTCGGCAACCTGTTGCGCCAGACCCCATCGCCGTTGCTACAGCAGCAGATCATCCAGCAACTGAATGCGCGCAGCGATCATCCGAGCGCGCTGGTGCGCGAACATGTCCAGTGGGCCTTGGCACAGCAGCAGCGCTGA
- the nadD gene encoding nicotinate-nucleotide adenylyltransferase produces the protein MSGLLAEQPRNRAVGFMGGTFDPIHHGHLRCALEIKELLALDEMRLIPCGDPYHRSAESLPAAVRVQLLEAALVGNRALRIDRRELARTGPSYSHDTLLSLRGELGEQTALCMVVGSDAYQDLDRWHRWETLLDLGHLLVIERPGWQPQERPALKALRGRCETDRIDRLRNRPAGAMLFLSLPRLEISSTRIRALIAAGRSPEYLLPEAVWQMIRQQQLYGYRSTDTDNSPDER, from the coding sequence ATGAGTGGCCTGCTGGCGGAACAGCCCCGCAACCGCGCCGTTGGCTTCATGGGTGGCACCTTCGATCCGATCCACCATGGCCACCTGCGCTGCGCGCTGGAGATCAAGGAGCTGCTGGCGCTGGATGAGATGCGGCTGATTCCTTGTGGCGATCCCTATCACCGCTCGGCCGAGTCGCTGCCGGCTGCAGTGCGGGTTCAGCTGCTGGAAGCAGCGCTGGTCGGGAACCGGGCGCTCAGGATCGACAGGCGCGAACTGGCACGCACCGGTCCCAGCTACAGCCACGACACCTTGCTGTCGCTGCGCGGGGAACTGGGCGAACAGACAGCGCTCTGCATGGTGGTCGGCAGCGATGCCTACCAGGATCTCGATCGCTGGCACCGCTGGGAGACACTGCTCGATCTGGGCCATCTGCTGGTGATCGAGCGTCCTGGCTGGCAACCGCAGGAGCGGCCAGCGCTCAAGGCGCTGCGCGGCCGCTGTGAGACCGATCGCATCGATCGGCTGCGCAACAGGCCGGCCGGCGCGATGCTGTTTCTCTCGCTGCCTCGGCTCGAGATCTCCTCCACCCGCATCCGCGCCCTGATCGCCGCCGGGCGCTCTCCCGAGTATCTGCTGCCCGAAGCGGTCTGGCAGATGATTCGACAGCAGCAGCTGTATGGTTACCGATCCACCGACACGGACAATTCTCCCGATGAACGTTGA
- a CDS encoding glutamate-5-semialdehyde dehydrogenase, with translation MQQIGLRAREASRTLARASTGDKNRALIATAEALQQHRTTLLHANGHDLEAARARQLEPALIERLTLNDARIDAMIESLHQVAALADPVGVVTDLRRMPSGIEVGRMRVPLGVIGIIYESRPSVTAEAASLCLKSGNAAILRGGSESHHSNRVIAQAIQHGLATALLPDHAIQVLESTDRAAVGHLITMPEHVDVIIPRGGRGLIERISQEARIPVIKHLDGICHLYVDAHADLEMALKLAVNAKTHRYGVCNAMETLLVCAAVAERFLPLITDALKVKGVELRGCTETRRWVPDCTPACDEDWITEYLAPILSIRVVAGLDEAIDHINRHGSHHTDGIITQRLDHARRFITEVDSSSVMVNASTRFADGFEYGLGAEIGISTDKLHARGPVGLEGLTSQKYVVLGDGHIRQ, from the coding sequence ATGCAGCAGATTGGCCTGCGCGCCCGCGAGGCTTCCCGCACGCTGGCACGCGCCAGCACCGGCGACAAGAACCGTGCCCTCATTGCCACCGCCGAGGCGCTGCAGCAGCACCGCACCACCTTGCTGCATGCCAACGGCCATGACCTCGAAGCAGCCCGGGCGCGCCAGCTCGAACCGGCGCTGATCGAGCGGCTGACGCTCAACGATGCCCGCATCGATGCGATGATCGAGAGTCTGCATCAGGTGGCGGCACTGGCCGATCCGGTCGGCGTCGTGACCGACCTGCGGCGCATGCCGAGCGGCATCGAGGTGGGGCGGATGCGGGTGCCGCTGGGGGTGATCGGCATCATCTACGAGTCAAGGCCCAGCGTGACCGCCGAGGCGGCCAGCCTTTGTCTGAAGTCGGGCAATGCCGCCATCCTGCGCGGCGGTTCGGAGTCGCACCACTCCAACCGTGTCATCGCCCAGGCGATCCAGCATGGCCTGGCGACTGCCCTGTTGCCGGACCATGCGATTCAGGTGCTGGAGAGCACCGACCGGGCGGCGGTGGGCCATCTGATCACGATGCCGGAGCATGTCGATGTGATCATTCCGCGCGGTGGCCGCGGCCTGATCGAACGCATCAGTCAGGAAGCACGCATTCCGGTGATCAAGCACCTCGATGGCATCTGCCACCTCTATGTCGATGCGCATGCCGACCTCGAGATGGCACTCAAGCTGGCGGTCAATGCCAAGACCCACCGCTATGGCGTCTGCAATGCGATGGAGACCCTGCTGGTCTGCGCTGCGGTGGCCGAACGCTTTCTGCCGCTGATCACCGATGCGCTGAAGGTGAAGGGGGTCGAACTGCGTGGTTGTACAGAGACCCGCCGTTGGGTGCCGGACTGCACGCCGGCCTGCGACGAGGATTGGATCACCGAGTACCTGGCGCCGATCCTGTCGATCCGGGTGGTGGCAGGGCTCGACGAGGCGATCGATCACATCAACCGCCATGGTTCGCACCACACCGACGGCATCATCACCCAGCGGCTCGACCATGCCCGTCGCTTCATCACCGAGGTCGACTCCAGCTCGGTGATGGTCAACGCCTCGACCCGTTTTGCCGACGGCTTCGAGTATGGCCTGGGCGCCGAAATCGGCATCTCCACCGACAAGCTCCATGCCCGTGGGCCGGTCGGGCTCGAGGGGTTGACCAGCCAGAAGTATGTGGTGCTGGGAGACGGCCACATTCGCCAATGA
- a CDS encoding N-acetylmuramoyl-L-alanine amidase: MVGAVALQSCGAGIGRGRSRRLSLTIRFGSLLCLLVFLLAQSASGAAILKSAKVENSGESSRLLLDFSAGVTHKFFTLSAPDRLVIDLTETQLGAALDRLDLAATPIARIRTSHQPRSARLVFDLKQRTPVRVYLTATEGAATQQRLVVELGAQKKTAKPPLPAAAATARSAKPPVAEKPRSPSVTQPPLVKGSAKPSPAASQSARVTAVAPNVKSVQQLNHERRDLVIAIDAGHGGDDPGALGPGGIREKEITLAIARQLHGLLSQEPGFKPVLIRSGDRFVPLRQRTEIARKHKADLFISIHADSFSGSDARGGSVYTLSQRGASSESARWLADQENKADLIGGVGLDQRDGMVAQVILDLYMTATLNTSNELASELLRGLNKVGPLHRQQVEKAGFMVLKSPDIPSVLVETGFISNPSEARLLNTRQHQQRLAQSLRGAIVSYYSRRPPEGTMLAWRKRGGDLSASPAVAQNESSELPVRR, encoded by the coding sequence GTGGTTGGCGCAGTTGCGCTGCAATCCTGTGGTGCAGGCATTGGCCGTGGCCGCAGTCGACGACTGAGCCTGACAATCCGCTTCGGCTCACTGCTGTGCCTGCTGGTTTTTTTGCTGGCCCAGTCGGCATCGGGGGCAGCCATCCTCAAGAGTGCCAAGGTCGAAAACAGCGGAGAGAGCAGCCGTCTTCTGCTCGATTTTTCGGCCGGCGTCACCCACAAGTTTTTCACGCTGTCAGCACCGGATCGTCTGGTGATCGATCTGACCGAGACCCAGCTTGGCGCTGCCCTCGACCGGCTCGATCTGGCGGCGACGCCGATCGCCCGCATCCGCACCTCGCACCAGCCACGGAGCGCACGGCTGGTGTTTGACCTCAAACAGCGCACGCCGGTGCGGGTCTATCTGACTGCGACCGAGGGCGCAGCGACCCAGCAGCGGTTGGTGGTTGAGCTGGGCGCGCAGAAGAAGACGGCAAAGCCACCCTTGCCGGCCGCGGCTGCCACAGCCAGGTCAGCGAAACCACCTGTCGCCGAAAAACCGAGATCTCCGTCCGTCACCCAGCCGCCGCTCGTCAAGGGGAGTGCGAAGCCCAGCCCTGCAGCGTCGCAGTCAGCGCGGGTGACCGCAGTGGCGCCTAACGTCAAATCGGTGCAACAGCTCAACCACGAACGGCGAGATCTGGTGATCGCGATCGATGCCGGGCATGGCGGTGACGATCCAGGCGCGCTGGGACCGGGCGGGATCCGTGAAAAGGAGATCACGCTGGCCATCGCCAGGCAGTTGCATGGCCTGTTGAGTCAGGAACCTGGTTTCAAGCCGGTGCTGATCCGCAGTGGTGACCGTTTCGTGCCGCTGCGTCAACGCACCGAGATCGCCCGCAAGCACAAGGCCGATCTGTTCATTTCAATTCATGCCGACTCCTTTTCTGGCAGCGATGCGCGTGGCGGTTCGGTCTACACCCTGTCGCAGCGCGGGGCCAGCAGCGAGAGTGCGCGCTGGCTGGCCGATCAGGAGAACAAGGCCGATCTGATCGGCGGTGTCGGACTCGACCAGCGCGATGGTATGGTGGCGCAGGTGATTCTCGACCTCTACATGACCGCCACGCTCAACACCAGCAATGAACTGGCATCCGAACTGTTGCGCGGGTTGAACAAAGTTGGGCCGCTGCATCGGCAGCAAGTCGAAAAGGCGGGGTTCATGGTGCTGAAGTCGCCCGATATCCCGTCGGTGCTGGTCGAAACCGGCTTCATCTCCAATCCCAGCGAGGCGCGCCTGCTGAACACCCGGCAGCATCAACAGCGGCTGGCACAGAGCCTGCGTGGCGCCATTGTCTCTTACTACAGCCGCCGCCCGCCCGAGGGCACGATGCTGGCCTGGCGCAAACGGGGCGGCGATCTCTCCGCCAGCCCGGCGGTGGCGCAGAATGAGTCGAGCGAGCTGCCAGTTCGACGCTGA